The Colletotrichum higginsianum IMI 349063 chromosome 2, whole genome shotgun sequence genome has a segment encoding these proteins:
- a CDS encoding Ankyrin repeat-containing protein, protein MPIPVSALVAPTYAPSPAETNAQDGSDTDIVVIDRDDVSNYNPDQILPEPPEIIEQLRAWLQPTAYDLGSGEYRKHLGSLAPGTGDWLATSRAFADWSRGNEHGLLWIKGIPGSGKSVLASKIVKELAANNPGRPVLYVFFRQIIDANHEPVALLRDWLDQVLSYSPPLQKHLKEYVKNKKPLNSMSMDDLWSALRLALSGLPGKVFCVADALDEMDGGNGPFLTTLAELGNWKPEKVKVLITSRPVPAVEGPLRTANCLRIRLQENVVDVDISTFVQQGLAASNIPPEERKMIREAIPGRANGLFLYAKLAMDAFLEPDANVRDVLGSLPANMDTMYTDLLREHSCRSGVHDDVQRLILQWATHATRPLRLLEMAEMVSVAYPGNATRDLSAAKDVVRAACGPLLEIMPDETVCVIHHSFTEYLKGTTRSAGHDTGYPVLRLGETHANLGLACLRYLQAGCVDEVIEKKKEKKKTMKQFKPPRRFPHGSGDTNAELKLKRPFLAYAISNWHVHLERSTRAGQDQTEVNAALDQFLGNSGLADAWLDLGWWGDNGASSGIKPLHIAAQSGLVEYVKHLLSFPDVAVDAADVQGKTPLWWAASFGRTQVVQVLIEAGAYPDRDDAYNGLKPLHEASSKNHPEVIKVLLAAGVDPLTKKTRERPGNWCGNAGRSVGDTPLMVCLHPLILSSHDFVFEGSYLLLTQIPQYACRNGHDAAVEAYLPFLADNDDAVHRALAWAARSGRASILARLLEQPGVDINRKIRGETPLFCASRGRSFDAMTLLLQGGADPTILCQPDDAYGGSNNFFQHDLFIDEEEDGDDPGPRGLGISQKAGFSALYMAFDSRHGSGPRTPYGPEAYKELLALFVEKGADIHQRTRDGKSLLHAAQANHVVVRILLDAGLDASVADNDGFTPLHKVQSTESLALLVEHGKAEINKRAYSNGNTPLLQLLDIFPRAALQLIEHGADCNITSAEGNGPLHLSLQARGSSCDVVEALLRGGADANGRNGRGERPLEMIRLGDRQALEMTDLLLRAGANINAKDRNGATSLFRIVSRGGFWPHEHPHDDIKALLDRGALLETRDFRGRTLLHELIRWYKSVSDICTASDAPDRPSRFDFLTGRGLDVRATDHDGNGLLHELCWHARAHDFDSQEILPAWDKLVALGLDVDGRNNKGRTPLHNLSTKADRGRRYRGRGMLIDAVLSRTRDVGVRDRDGIAPLHLAATVSEYYAHKLLEAGADPAVRTNEGLTPLHLAARARQSNIVGMLLDALHHKNSAQPRVSRGSWLDSPSGKPVAGVDATDERGYTPLYYASRSGRPEVVAMLLNAGASTNVKDLRGAVTGFEREHDLWLGSSARVPEDGDTGGLGLADPSRPREPDTRFLPQLPHPFRDTARLEEIIEMLLDDGADLSERGYNSTMTENGDRSLNATPFACRDYTFKCLSQARERRPLSASPPAFQRQPSSLGSFDEHLIRHRREAATKALRESKTIKQGEANEDLFVSRLIRREYDVVEQLPGLGVDFLAKHANFGGSNYKTLVTRGYASVFDKMFSLDDRAQSDKRAAGDKTRPPGYGSREAFLLQAVDQELPVLDVVRLLVEKFAVDVNELCCYAPGVGRDPVLQDSALHSLAAGHWWWQVGQALPYLISKGADLEIRNGRGQTPLHVALDTWGGQGVYHGDAARLLILAGADIDAVDAKGKTCLGYARGNIDLVRLLIQNGATVMVDAVFAAINGNQTDVLGALLAAGVSPNLRSDEVADKPWRNRQEYDASGDWERDDMPDCEWYPLHHAASRSGSIYPDKKRRDEFNETALDMVNTLLSHGADPLRAFTRCSTKECYHQKLLAKQQADEADLFSDVEDTPAEEMVVLTPPVDGSEAHLHEQDVILHQLLVDGHVVHPLLMLPNLDANRRDGKGRTVLHAACFSPRGPDLPVSLPPGDPWDNDDDEDDDDGPANTSLFQHLLSLGADPEARDEDGRNAMHHLLRFRTGDRHGPVPAVNASLAHLAAHHPYLIGQRDKDGRTPLHLAVDRAVYEKNSAAVAADILLRAGADPLVTDGDGDTVLHVLCRMLWVSGGLRPLFEDLVRRGCDVNARNARGETPLFGFYGQRKHGGLLQERELCAEPLDDAAGAAALEAAGADFEARDNAGRGLLHVAAARGHAVRFQRLLERGLDPMLEDGERKTALDVAAACGNDGVMKLFSGRRG, encoded by the coding sequence ATGCCCATCCCTGTCTCGGCTCTAGTAGCTCCGACTTACGCACCATCACCCGCAGAAACAAACGCCCAGGACGGCAGCGACaccgacatcgtcgtcatcgaccgCGACGATGTCAGCAACTACAACCCTGACCAGATCCTCCCGGAGCCGCCGGAAATTATCGAGCAACTCAGGGCGTGGCTGCAGCCGACGGCGTACGACCTCGGAAGCGGCGAGTATCGTAAGCACCTCGGCTCCCTCGCGCCGGGCACCGGCGACTGGCTCGCGACGAGCCGCGCGTTTGCAGACTGGTCGCGCGGCAACGAACATGGCCTGCTCTGGATAAAGGGGATCCCCGGGTCAGGAAAGTCGGTCTTGGCCTCAAAGATTGTCAAGGAGCTTGCGGCGAACAACCCGGGGCGTCCCGTGCTCTACGTCTTCTTCCGCCAGATCATCGACGCCAACCATGAGCCCGTCGCCCTTCTCAGAGATTGGCTGGACCAGGTCCTCTCCTACAGCCCACCCCTGCAGAAACACCTCAAGGAGTATgtcaagaacaagaagccGCTCAACAGCATGTCCATGGACGACTTGTGGAGCGCTCTCCGGCTGGCTCTGTCTGGGTTACCTGGCAAGGTCTTctgcgtcgccgacgccctcgatgAGATGGACGGCGGGAACGGGCCCTTCCTGACGACACTGGCCGAGCTCGGAAACTGGAAGCCGGAGAAGGTGAAGGTTCTCATCACCAGTCGCCCTGTTCCCGCTGTCGAAGGTCCTCTGCGGACAGCAAATTGCCTCCGAATTCGCCTCCAGGAAAACGTGGTTGATGTTGATATATCTACCTTTGTCCAGCAGGGCCTTGCCGCGTCAAACATTCCACCTGAAGAGCGAAAGATGATTCGAGAGGCGATCCCCGGCCGAGCGAACGGACTGTTCCTCTACGCCAAGCTCGCCATGGacgccttcctcgagccCGACGCCAACGTCAGGGACGTCCTCGGGTCTCTGCCGGCCAACATGGACACTATGTACACGGACCTGCTGCGGGAGCACTCCTGTAGATCAGGCGTCCACGACGACGTCCAACGCCTCATCCTGCAGTGGGCCACCCACGCAACGCGGCCGCTGAGGCTGCTCGAGATGGCTGAGATGGTTTCCGTCGCGTACCCCGGCAATGCGACCAGGGACCTCAGCGCCGCCAAAGACGTCGTCAGGGCAGCGTGTGGCCCCCTCCTGGAGATCATGCCTGACGAGACCGTCTGCGTCATCCACCACTCCTTCACCGAGTATCTtaagggcaccaccaggtCAGCTGGACACGACACGGGGTATCCCGTGCTGCGGCTGGGGGAGACACACGCCAATCTCGGGTTGGCATGCCTGCGATACCTGCAGGCTGGCTGTGTCGACGAGGTTatcgagaagaagaaggagaagaagaagactaTGAAGCAATTCAAGCCTCCCAGAAGATTTCCACACGGTAGCGGAGACACCAATGCGGAGTTGAAGCTCAAGCGCCCATTCCTCGCGTATGCTATAAGCAATTGGCATGTTCATTTGGAAAGGTCAACGAGAGCCGGCCAGGACCAAACCGAGGTGAATGCGGCACTAGACCAATTCCTCGGCAACTCAGGCCTAGCTGATGCGTGGCTTGATCTCGGCTGGTGGGGAGACAACGGAGCCAGTTCCGGGATCAAGCCTCTGCATATCGCAGCCCAGAGCGGGCTCGTCGAGTACGTGAAGCACCTGCTCTCGTTTCCCGACGTGGCTGTCGACGCGGCGGATGTCCAGGGAAAGACGCCGCTATGGTGGGCTGCGTCGTTTGGCAGGACGCAAGTGGTGCAGGTGTTGATCGAGGCCGGTGCATATCCGGACCGGGATGACGCCTACAACGGCCTCAAGCCGCTGCATGAAGCATCCAGCAAGAACCACCCGGAGGTCATCAAAgtcctgctggccgccggAGTCGATCCCCTTACGAAGAAGACACGGGAGAGACCAGGAAACTGGTGCGGGAACGCGGGGAGATCCGTGGGAGACACCCCGCTAATGGTCTGTCTACACCCCTTGATCCTCTCTTCTCACGACTTTGTTTTCGAAGGAAGTTATTTGTTACTGACGCAAATACCACAGTACGCTTGCCGAAACGGTCATgacgcggccgtcgaggcttATCTGCCCTTTCTCGCCGACAATGACGACGCCGTACACCGAGCCCTGGCCTGGGCAGCTCGGAGCGGCAGGGCCAGCATCCTGGCAAGACTACTGGAGCAACCCGGCGTCGATATAAACCGCAAGATCCGCGGAGAAACGCCGCTCTTCTGCGCAAGTCGGGGCCGGAGCTTCGACGCGATGACGCTGCTCCTCCAGGGGGGCGCCGACCCGACGATCCTGTGCCAGCCAGACGACGCAtacggcggcagcaacaacTTCTTCCAGCACGACTTGTTCAtagacgaggaggaagacggcgatgatCCCGGTCCCAGAGGTCTTGGGATCTCGCAGAAGGCCGGCTTCTCGGCTCTCTACATGGCCTTCGACAGTCGCCACGGCTCCGGCCCGAGGACGCCGTACGGCCCGGAGGCGTATAAAGAGCTGCTCGCGCTGTTTGTCGAGAAGGGGGCAGATATCCACCAGCGAACTCGGGACGGAAAGTCTCTGCTTCACGCGGCTCAGGCCAACCACGTCGTGGTCCGCATCCTTCTCGATGCAGGCCTCGATGCCAGCgtcgccgacaacgacggaTTCACGCCCCTCCACAAGGTACAGTCCACCGAGTCCCTGGCGCTGCTTGTCGAGCACGGCAAGGCGGAAATCAACAAGAGGGCCTATTCGAACGGCAATACGCCTCTGTTgcagctcctcgacatcTTCCCTCGCGCCGCCCTCCAGCTGATCGAACACGGCGCGGATTGCAACATCACCAGCGCCGAGGGCAACGGACCActccatctctctctgcAGGCCCGGGGGAGCAGCtgcgacgtcgtcgaagccCTCCTCCGAGGCGGAGCAGATGCCAACGGGAGAAACGGACGAGGCGAGCGGCCGCTGGAGATGATTCGCTTAGGCGACAGGCAAGCTCTCGAGATGACGGACCTGTTGCTCCGGGCCGGCGCCAATATCAACGCGAAGGACAGGAATGGCGCAACGTCTCTCTTCCGGATAGTCTCTCGCGGGGGTTTCTGGCCGCACGAGCATCCCCACGACGACATCAAGGCACTGCTGGACCGCGGCGCGCTCCTCGAGACGCGCGACTTCCGGGGACGCACCCTCCTCCACGAGCTCATCAGGTGGTACAAGAGCGTCTCCGACATCTGTACCGCCTCGGACGCCCCGGATCGCCCGTCCCGGTTCGACTTCCTCACTGGCCGAGGCCTCGACGTCCGCGCCACGGAccacgacggcaacggcctgCTCCACGAGCTCTGCTGGCACGCGCGCGCCCACGACTTCGACTCGCAGGAGATCCTCCCGGCCTGGGACAAGCTGGTGGCCctgggcctcgacgtcgacgggcgGAACAACAAGGGCCGGACGCCGCTGCATAACCTGTCGACCAAGGCTGACCGCGGCCGGCGGTACAGGGGCCGAGGGATGCTGATCGACGCGGTCCTTTCGCGGACGAGGGACGTCGGCGTCCGAGACCGCGACGGCATCGCCCCGTTGCACCTCGCGGCTACCGTGTCGGAGTACTACGCCCATAAGCTGCtggaggccggcgccgatccCGCGGTCCGCACCAACGAGGGCCTCACGCCGCTCCACCTTGCCGCGAGGGCCCGGCAGAGCAACATCGTCGGGATGCTTCTAGATGCGCTTCATCACAAGAACAGTGCTCAGCCGCGTGTCTCCCGGGGATCGTGGTTGGACAGCCCATCCGGCAAGCCGGTCGCCGGGGTCGATGCCACGGACGAGCGTGGCTACACGCCGCTATACTACGCGAGCCGTTCCGGACGACCCGAGGTCGTGGCCATGCTGCTGAACGCAGGCGCAAGCACAAACGTGAAAGACCTTCGCGGGGCCGTTACCGGCTTCGAGAGAGAACATGACCTGTGGCTCGGAAGCAGCGCCCGGGTTCCCGAGGACGGAGATACCGGCGGACTCGGGCTCGCAGACCCATCCCGTCCGCGCGAGCCCGATACGCGATTTCTGCCGCAGCTGCCTCACCCATTCCGCGACACGGCCAGGCTTGAGGAGATCATCGAGATGCTactggacgacggcgccgacctgTCTGAACGCGGCTACAACAGCACGATGACGGAGAACGGAGATAGGTCCCTGAACGCGACCCCGTTCGCCTGCAGAGACTACACGTTCAAGTGCCTGTCGCAGGCTCGCGAGAGGAGACCGCTGAGCGCATCCCCGCCCGCTTTCCAACGCCAGCCGAGCAGCCTGGGGAGTTTCGACGAGCATCTCATCCGGCACCGCCGCGAGGCGGCGACCAAGGCGCTGCGGGAGTCCAAGACGATCAAGCAGGGCGAGGCCAACGAGGACCTGTTCGTGTCACGGCTCATACGGCGCGAGTACGACGTGGTGGAACAGCTCCCCGGCTTGGGCGTCGACTTTCTTGCCAAGCACGCCAACTTTGGGGGCAGCAACTACAAAACCCTCGTCACGAGGGGATACGCCTCTGTCTTCGACAAGATGTTCTCTTTAGATGACAGGGCGCAGTCTGATAAGAGAGCGGCAGGGGACAAGACACGGCCGCCGGGCTACGGCAGTAGAGAAGCCTTTCTCCTGCAAGCCGTCGACCAGGAGCTGCCCgtgctcgacgtcgtccggctcctcgtcgagaagttcgccgtcgacgtcaacgagCTGTGCTGCTACGCGCCCGGCGTCGGCCGTGATCCCGTGCTGCAGGATAGTGCGCTTCACTCGCTCGCCGCGGGCCACTGGTGGTGGCAGGTCGGCCAGGCGCTGCCTTACCTGATCAGCAAGGGAGCGGATCTCGAGATCAGGAACGGCCGGGGCCAGACGCCTCTTCACGTTGCTCTGGATACGTGGGGGGGCCAGGGGGTCTACCACGGCGACGCGGCCCGTCTgctcatcctcgccggcgccgacatcgacgcgGTGGACGCCAAGGGGAAGACGTGCCTTGGCTACGCACGTGGAAACATCGACTTGGTTCGCCTTCTCATACAGAACGGCGCGACAGTCATGGTCGATGCCGTGTTTGCCGCCATCAACGGAAACCAGACCGACGTGCTTGGTGCGCtgttggcggcgggcgtGAGTCCGAACCTGCGATCCGATGAGGTCGCCGACAAGCCATGGAGAAACCGACAAGAATACGACGCCTCTGGCGATTGGGAGAGGGACGACATGCCCGACTGCGAGTGGTATCCCCTGCACCACGCCGCCTCGAGGTCCGGCAGCATCTATCCGGACAAGAAGCGCAGGGACGAATTCAACGAGACGGCTCTGGACATGGTCAACACGCTCCTGTCCCACGGGGCAGACCCCCTCCGGGCCTTTACGAGATGTTCTACGAAAGAGTGCTATCATCAAAAGTTGCTCGCCaagcagcaggccgacgaagccgactTGTTCAGCGACGTTGAAGATACCccggccgaggagatggTCGTCCTGACACCCCCGGTCGACGGCTCCGAAGCCCATCTCCACGAGCAAGACGTGATACTGCACCAGCTGCTGGTCGACGGGCACGTCGTCCATCCCCTCCTGATGCTGCCGAACCTCGACGCGAACCGCCGCGACGGCAAGGGGCGCACCGTGCTCCACGCCGCCTGCTTCTCGCCACGCGGACCGGATCTCCCCGTAAGCCTGCCGCCTGGAGACCCGTGGGAcaacgatgatgatgaagacgacgacgatgggccGGCAAACACCTCGCTGTTCCAGcacctcctctccctcggcgCGGATCCCGAAGCccgggacgaggacggacgGAACGCTATGCATCACCTCCTCCGCTTCCGTACCGGAGACCGCCACGGCCCCGTCCCAGCCGTCAACGCGTCGCTCGCCCACCTGGCCGCGCACCACCCGTACCTCATCGGCCAGCGAGACAAGGACGGCAGGACGCCGCTgcacctcgccgtcgaccgcgCCGTCTACGAGAAgaactcggccgccgtcgccgccgacataCTCCTCAGAGCCGGAGCGGACCCCCTGGTCacagacggcgacggcgacacgGTCCTCCACGTCCTGTGCCGGATGCTCTGGGTCTCCGGCGGCCTCCGCCCGCTCTTCGAGGACTTGGTCCGGCGCGGGTGTGACGTCAACGCGCGCAACGCCAGGGGGGAGACGCCGCTATTTGGATTCTACGGTCAGCGGAAGCACGGAGGACTGCTGCAGGAGAGGGAGCTCTGCGCCGAGCCCCTTGACGACGCGGCCGGGGCCGCggccttggaggcggcgggcgccgACTTCGAGGCCCGGGACAACGCGGGGCGGGGCCTGCTGCACGTGGCGGCGGCCCGGGGACACGCCGTCCGGTTCCAGAGGCTGCTCGAGAGGGGGCTGGACCCAatgctcgaggacggcgagcggAAGACGGCGCTGGACGTGGCGGCTGCGTGCGGAAACGACGGGGTCATGAAGCTGTTTAGTGGACGTCGTGGATGA
- a CDS encoding Sugar transporter, which yields MGRDTNANTKAVGAELAAVLPDTGPWYRQPHMLRLNLCVASLIMCASANGYDGSMMNGLLALPQWHAFMGQPTGAWLGFVNAAYSLGNLVVYPAAAWVCNRYGRKAGIYVSWACLAVGSALQTAAPNEAAFVAARFVIGCASGFFLSAPLLITENAYPTHRGMVSALYNCGWYFGAVVAAWATYGTRNMDHWAWRLPSLLQITLPVLSVPGLLLIGESPRWLVSVGRNDEARAVLARNHAAGDARSPLVNFEMTEIEETLRAEREAHAETKWSDLWSTPGNRHRLFISVSLGVFAQWCGVGVVSYYLAMVLSSVGITSVDDQTLISACIQIWNLICASAAAIMVDKAGRRGLFLASGTIMLISFTIVTALSGSFANTGNAPTGTAVIPFLFIFYLGYDIALTPLMVAYPVEIWPYRLRAKGLTVALMTTIGCIFFNTFVNPVALESIQWRYYFVFLAVLVAMIVSVWFYYPETRGRTLENMAFLFDGEGAEVGAGTAEGALKEAEVAHVEEEEGSEKR from the exons ATGGGCCGTGACACCAACGCAAAcaccaaggccgtcggcgccgagctggcggccGTCCTGCCGGACACCGGCCCCTGGTACAGGCAGCCGCACATGCTCCGGCTCAACCTGTGCGTCGCCTCGCTCATCATGTGCGCGTCGGCCAACGGGTACGACGGCTCCATGATGAACGGCCTGCTCGCGCTGCCGCAGTGGCACGCCTTCATGGGCCAGCCCACGGGCGCCTGGCTCGGGttcgtcaacgccgcctACTCGCTCGGCAACCTGGTCGTGtacccggccgccgcgtgGGTGTGCAACCGGTACGGCCGCAAGGCCGGCATCTACGTCTCGTGGGCCTGCCTGGCCGTCGGCTCGGCGCtgcagacggcggcgcccaacgaggccgccttcgtcgccgcccgctTCGTCATCGGCTGCGCCTcgggcttcttcctctcggCGCCGCTGCTCATCACCGAGAACGCATACCCGACGCACCGCGGCATGGTGTCGGCCCTGTACAACTGCGGCTGGTACtttggcgccgtcgtcgccgcctggGCGACCTACGGCACGCGCAACATGGACCACTGGGCCTGGCGGCTGCCGTCGCTGCTGCAGATCACGCTGCCCGTCCTCTCCGTCCCGGGCCTGCTGCTCATCGGCGAGTCGCCGCGCTGGCTCGTCTCCGTCGGCCGCAACGACGAggcccgcgccgtcctcgcgaggaaccacgccgccggcgacgcgcgCTCGCCCCTCGTCAACTTTGAGATGACGGAGATCGAGGAGACGCTGCGGGCCGAGAGGGAGGCCCACGCCGAGACGAAGTGGTCGGATCTATGGAGCACCCCGGGCAACCGTCACCGCCTCTTCATCTCCGTCAGCTTGGGCGTCTTTGCCCAATGG TGCGGCGTTGGTGTTGTCTCGTACTACCTGGCCATGGTTCTT TCCTCGGTTGGCATCACCTCGGTCGACGACCAGACGCTCATCTCCGCGTGTATCCAGATCTGGAACCTCATCTgcgcctctgccgccgccatcatggtcGACAAGGCCGGACGCAGAGGCTTGTTCTTGGCATCG GGCACCATCATGCTGATCTCGTTCACCATCGTCACCGCGCTCTCCGGAAGCTTCGCCAACACCGGCAACGCACCCACCGGCACGGCCGTGATCCCTTTCCTCTTCAT cttTTACCTCGGGTACGACATCGCGCTGACCCCGCTGATGGTGGCCTACCCGGTCGAGATCTGGCCGTACCGCCTGCGCGCCAAGGGCCTCACCGTGGCGTTGATGACCACCATCGGCTGCATCTTCTTCAACACGTTCGTCAAccccgtcgccctcgagtcGATCCAGTGGAGGTACtacttcgtcttcctcgccgtgCTCGTCGCCATGATCGTCAGCGTGTGGTTCTACTACCCGGAGACGCGCGGCCGCACGCTCGAGAACATGGCGTTCCtcttcgacggcgagggcgccgaggtgggcgccggcaccgcggAGGGCGCGCtgaaggaggccgaggtcgcccacgtagaggaggaggaggggtcgGAGAAGAGGTAG
- a CDS encoding ABC transporter, translating to MAGSTQLGLEVAFYLYPCGLFVTLLSSQSFQFYRERHGVTRQDAIDDEQKRAERLYARVIRALQLIVSLLLLATIILAVRGAVAGQYDGAGKVVFPFSAFLASYVAVLLYYLAGLLPDPEGPWTPTSAHFYAWIVGALFEAFIAAVFSSEKNSFRVANDLLDVLDILGAARIVVLVAMMVCLILRDYKLKPSQPKSDPEERQSLLGSSSSSNGESRNYGGAHPHGAPAHKPPARTQVQGTGWLDYFAGFRVLFPYLWPKDSPIYQGIVVICLVLLICQRTVNVLAPVQLGTLVDALGYGRIPYKEIILYVVYRALQGNQGALGAARSVLWIPVSQSLFRRLSCAAFEHVLGLSMEFHLNKKIGEVTSALSRGSAMNTFLENFCFQVFPMVFDIFVAGVFFFVKYDAFYTIIVFFIMWSYIFLTIYVAKYRGKQRRDMATKNREMEAIKTDAIMAYETVQHNCAVVPETERFKEHVVVYQRAERLVLWSLNFLNLTQSSIFSLGTALLVAVSAYKISRGEQTVGEFVSLINYFVQLQGPLNFFGTYYTMLQNNLIEAERMLDLFKETSGVVEKPDAVRLPAVKGEVAFNNVKFSYQSKKGEPAIDGVSFTVAPGTKTAIVGESGSGKSTCLKLLFRFYDVNEGSITVDGHDLKDLKLDSLRKNIGVVPQDTVLFNATIMYNLLYADPKATQEDVYEACKAANIHERILAFPDGYQTKVGERGLKLSGGERQRIAIARAIIKDARILLLDEATASLDSHTERQIQDALERVTEGRTTITIAHRLSTITTSDQIVVLHKGKVAERGTHAELLSLGGRYHAMWEKQTTAEKRIKEKVEKEGESSETGSQQ from the exons ATGGCGGGCAGCACTCAGCTCGGGTTGGAGGTGGCCTTTTACCTCTATCCCTGCGGCCTCTTCGTCACCCTGCTGTCGTCTCAGTCCTTCCAGTTCTACCGCGAGCGACACGGCGTCACGCGCCAGGACGCGATCGATGATGAACAGAAGAGAGCAGAGCGCCTCTACGCGCGCGTCATCCGCGCCCTCCAGCTCATTGTCTCGCTGCTGTTG CTCGCCACCATCATCCTTGCCGTCcgcggcgccgttgccggccagtacgatggcgccggcaaggtcgtcTTCCCCTTCAGCGCATTCTTG GCATCTTATGTTGCGGTCCTGCTGTACTACCTAGCCGGCCTGCTGCCTGACCCAGAGGGCCCCtggacgccgacctcggctCACTTCTATGCCTggatcgtcggcgccctcttTGAAGCCTTCAttgccgccgtcttctcctccgAGAAGAACTCGTTCCGCGTGGCCAATGACCTGCTTgacgtcctcgacatcctGGGCGCTGCCAGGAtcgtcgtcttggtcgcCATGATGGTTTGCCTCATTCTCAGGGACTACAAACTCAAGCCTTCGCAACCCAAGTCGGACCCTGAGGAGCGCCAGTCTCTTCTtggtagcagcagcagcagcaacggcgaATCCCGCAACTACGGTGGTGCTCATCCACACGGAGCGCCTGCCCACAAGCCTCCCGCGAGGACTCAGGTGCAGGGTACCGGGTGGCTGGACTACTTTGCCGGATTCCGGGTCCTGTTCCCGTATCTTTG GCCCAAGGATTCCCCCATCTACCAGGGAATCGTCGTCATCTGCCTGGTCCTCCTGATCTGCCAGCGCACCGTCAACGTCTTGGCCCCGGTCCAGCTCGGAACTCTAGTCGATGCTCTCGGTTACGGCCGCATCCCCTACAAGGAGATCATCCTCTACGTCGTTTACCGCGCCCTTCAGGGTAACCAGGGAGCTCTCGGCGCCGCGCGCTCGGTCCTCTGGATCCCGGTCTCACAGTCGCTCTTCCGCCGACTGTCATGCGCCGCGTTCGAGCATGTCTTGGGGCTCTCCATGGAGTTCCATCTCAACAAGAAGATTGGCGAGGTCACGAGTGCGCTGAGCAGAGGATCCGCCATGAACACGTTTTTGGAGAACTTTTGCTTCCAGGTGTTCCCCATGGTGTTTGacatcttcgtcgccggcgtcttcttcttcgtcaagTACGACGCCTTCTACACCATCATTGTCTTTTTCATCATGTGGTCGTACATCTTCCTGACCATCTACGTCGCCAAATACCGCGGCAAGCAGAGAAGGGACATGGCCACCAAGAACCGTGAGATGGAGGCCATCAAGACGGACGCCATCATGGCGTACGAGACGGTCCAACACAACTGTGCCGTCGTCCCCGAGACGGAACGGTTCAAGGAGCACGTGGTGGTGTACCAGAGGGCCGAGCGCCTCGTGCTGTGGTCGCTCAACTTCCTGAACCTGACGCAAAGctccatcttctccctcgGAACCGCCCTGCTTGTCGCCGTTTCCGCGTACAAGATTTCCCGCGGCGAGCAGACGGTCGGCGAGTTTGTTAGTCTGATCAACTACTTTGTGCAGCTGCAGGGTCCCCTGAACTTCTTCGGAACCTACTACACCATGCTGCAGAACAACCTGATCGAGGCGGAGAGGATGCTCGATCTGTTCAAGGAGACGTCGGGAGTCGTGGAGAAGCCCGACGCCGTTCGGTTGCCGGCGGTCAAGGGAGAGGTCGCCTTCAACAACGTCAAGTTTTCCTACCAGagcaagaagggcgagcCCGCCATTGACGGCGTCAGCTTCACCGTCGCCCCCGGGACCAAGACGGCCATCGTCGGAGAgtccggcagcggcaagTCGACGTGTCTGAAGCTCCTGTTCCGCTTCTACGATGTCAACGAAGGCTCCAtcaccgtcgacggccacgacCTCAAGGACCTGAAGCTCGACAGCCTTCGGAAGAACATCGGAGTCGTGCCGCAGGACACGGTTCTCTTCAACGCCACCATCATGTACAACTTGCTCTACGCAGACCCCAAGGCCACCCAGGAAGATGTGTACGAGGCGTGCAAGGCCGCGAACATCCACGAACGTATCCTCGCATTCCCGGACGGCTACCAGACCAAGGTTGGAGAGCGTGGCCTCAAGCTTTCTGGAGGTGAACGCCAACGA ATTGCCATCGCCAGAGCCATCATCAAGGACGCCCGTATCTTGCTTCTGGACGAGGCCACGGCGTCCCTGGACTCCCACACCGAGAGGCAGATTcaggacgccctcgagcgcgTGACAGAGGGCCGCACCACCATCACGATCGC GCATCGTCTCTCCACCATCACCACATCCGACCAGATCGTGGTGCTCCACAAGGGTAAGGTGGCCGAGCGCGGCACGCACGCCGAGCTGCTGTCGCTGGGAGGGCGCTACCATGCCATGTGGGAGAAGCAGACCACGGCGGAGAAGAGAATCAAGGAAAAGGTGGAAAAGGAGGGCGAGTCGTCCGAGACCGGGTCCCAGCAGTAA